A region of the Nocardia asteroides genome:
GATGCCGCGGACTCCGATCGGTTGTCGGCCACCCTGGAGTCCCAGGCACAGGCCATCATAGACGCGGTGCCCGCGGGCGAGACCGTCGTGCTCGTCGCGCACTCCGGCGGCGCGGCGCCCGCCTATCTCGCCATCGACCGCGCCCCCGAGTTGTTCCGGCGGGCGATCTACGTCGACAGCGCGCCGCTGCCGAACGGCTTCGTCATCAACTCCGCGCTGGACGTCGCCGCGCGCGAATGGGTCCTGCCGGAATGGTCCGAACTGGAGGCCGAGGGCAGCAGCTTGACGGGCCTGGACGAAGCCGCGCTGGCGCGCTTCCGCGAACGCGCCGTGTCGGAGCCGGTATCCGTCGCGGCCGCACCGCTGCGGTTGAGCGATTCGGCCGCGCGGCTCGCGGTCCCGACCACCGTGATCTGCAGCAGCATGACCGCCGAGATGGTCGAGAAGCTGCGAGACAACGGTGAAGCCCCCATTTTCGCCGAACTGGCCCGAATCGACGCCGAGTACGTCGACCTGCCGACGGGCCACTGGCCGATGTGGTCCAAGCCGAAGGAACTCGCCGAACTGATCCACACCATCGCCAACCGCTGACGACGAAAACGGCGCGGCTCCGGACGAATCCGGGCCGCGCCGCACGGACGTCGGGTCAGCCGACCGCCGCGGTCTTCTTCACCGCCCGCCTGGTGGCCTTCGCCGCCGCCTTCTTCGCCGGAGCCTTCTTCTCGGCGTTTCGCGGCGCGGGGGTCGGATTCAGGACCTCTTTCAGGAACTGGCCGGTGTAACTGTCCGCGACGGCCGCGATCTCCTCCGGGGTGCCCTGCGCGACCACGGTGCCGCCGCCGGAGCCGCCTTCGGGCCCCATGTCGATGACCCAGTCGGAAGTCTTGACGACGTCCAGGTTGTGCTCGATGACGATCACGGTGTTGCCCTTGTCCACCAAGCCGTTGATGACGTTGAGCAGCTTGCGGATGTCCTCGAAGTGCAGACCGGTGGTCGGCTCGTCGAGGATGTACACGGTGCGGCCGGTGGACCGCTTCTGCAGCTCGGCGGCGAGCTTCACCCGCTGGGCCTCGCCACCGGAGAGGGTCGGAGCGCTCTGACCGAGACGCACATAGCCGAGCCCGACGTCCACCAAGGTCTTGAGGTAGCGGTGGATCGAGGTGACCGGCTCGAAGAATTCGGCGGCCTCCTCGATGGACATGTCCAGCACCTCGGCGATGGTCTTGCCCTTGTAGTGCACCTCGAGGGTTTCCCGGTTGTAGCGGGCGCCGTGGCAGACCTCGCACGGAACGTAGACGTCCGGCAGGAAGTTCATCTCGATCTTCAGCGTGCCGTCACCGGAGCAGGCTTCGCAGCGACCGCCCTTGACGTTGAACGAGAACCGGCCCGGCTGGTACCCGCGCACCTTGGCCTCGGTGGTGGCCGCGAACAACGTGCGGATCTTGTCGAAGACGCCGGTGTAGGTCGCCGGATTCGATCGCGGGGTACGGCCGATGGGCGACTGGTCCACCTGCACCAGCTTGTCCAGGTGGTCGAGCCCGTTGACCCGGGTGTGCCTGCCGGGCACCTGCCGCGCGCCGTTGAGCCGGTTCGCCAGCACCGTCGCGAGGATGTCGTTCACCAGAGTCGACTTGCCCGACCCGGAGACGCCCGTCACGGCGGTGAGCACCCCGAGCGGGAAGGCCACATCGACGCCCTTGAGGTTGTGCTCGCTGGCCCCGACGACGGTGAGTTGCCGCTTCTTGCTGACCGGACGGCGTACCAGCGGCACTTCGATCCGCTCCCGGCCCGACAGATACGCCCCGGTGAGCGAGTTGGGGTCGGTGAGCAGTTCTTCGTAGGGCCCGCTGTGCACCACGGTGCCGCCGTGCTCGCCGGCGAACGGGCCGATGTCGACCACCCAGTCCGAAGCACGGATGGTGTCCTCGTCGTGCTCGACCACGATCAACGTGTTGCCGAGATTGCGTAGCCGGGTGAGGGTTTCGATGAGCCTGCGATTGTCCCGCTGGTGCAGGCCGATGGACGGCTCGTCGAGCACGTAGAGCACGCCGACCAGGCCGGAGCCGATCTGGGTGGCGAGCCGGATCCGCTGCGCCTCGCCGCCGGAGAGCGTGGCGGCCGCGCGGGACAGCGTCAGGTACTCGAGGCCGACGTCCAACAGGAAGCCCAGCCGCGCCTGCACCTCCTTGAGCACCTGCCCGGCGATGGCGGCCTCGCGCTCGCCCAAGGTCAGCGAATTGAGGAACGCGGAGCACTCGCCGATGGACAGATCGCTGACGTCGGCGATGGACTTCTTGTCGCCGTTCGCGGCGATGGTGACGGCGAGGATCTCCGGGCGCAGCCGAGCGCCGTTGCACACCGGGCACGGTATGTCGCGCATGTACCCGTCGTAGTGCTCTTTCATCTGCTCGGACTCGGTGTTCTCCATGCGCCGCTGCAGGAACGGCATCACGCCCTCGAAGTCCGCGTAGTACGACCGCTTGCGCCCGTAGCGGTTGGTGTAGGACACGTGCACCTGGTCGGCGCTGCCTTCCAGCACCGCCTTGCGCGCCTTCGGCGGCAGATCCTGCCACGGGGTGTCCATGGAGAAACCGATCGCATCGGCGAGACCGGACAGCAGCCTGGTGAAGTACTCGGCGGTCTGGCCACGCGACCACGGCGCGATGGCGCCGTCGTTCAGGCTCAGCGCCGGATCGGGCACCACCAGTTCCGGGTCGACCTCCTTGCGGATGCCCAGGCCGGTGCAGTCCGGGCAGGCGCCGTAGGGCGAGTTGAACGAGAACGAACGCGGCTCGAGGTCCTCGATATCCAGTGGATGGCCGTTCGGGCAGGCGAGACGCTCGGAGAAGCGGCGCTCCCGGTCGTGCGCGTGCTCGTCGCGATCCACGAAGTCGAGCACCACGATGCCGTCGGCCAGCCGCAGCGCGGTCTCGATCGAATCGGTCAGGCGCTGCTTGGAATTCGGCTTCACCGCCAGCCGGTCGACCACGACCTCGACGTCGTGCTTCTCCTGCTTCTTCAGCTTCGGCGGATCGGTGAGCGGATACACCACGCCGTCGACCCGCACGCGGGAGTAACCCTGCGTGTTCAGCTGGTCGAACAGGTCGACGAACTCGCCCTTGCGGGTGCGCACGACCGGGGCAAGCACCTGGAAGCGGATGCCCTCCTCCATGGCCAGCACCTGGTCCACGATCTGCTGCGGCGTCTGCTTGGCGATCAGCTCGCCGCACACGGGGCAGTGCGGCGTGCCCGCCCGCGCGTACAGCAGCCGCAGGTAGTCGTAGACCTCGGTGATGGTGCCCACGGTCGAGCGTGGATTGCGGTTGGTCGACTTCTGGTCGATGGACACCGCGGGCGACAGACCTTCGATGAAGTCGACGTCGGGCTTGTCCATCTGGCCGAGGAACTGCCGCGCGTACGCCGAGAGCGACTCGACATAGCGCCGCTGCCCCTCCGCGAAGATCGTGTCGAAGGCCAGACTCGACTTGCCGGAGCCGGACAGACCGGTGAACACGATGAGGCTGTCGCGGGGCAGGTCGAGATCGACACCTTTGAGGTTGTGCTCCCGAGCTCCGCGCACAGTGAGGCGTTCCGCCACAGGTCGTCCCTTCTCCTTCGTGTTCGACGTCCGGACATACCCCCGGCCGCCATGCTAGGCATGAGCACCGACAAGTTTCGCGGACCGCCCGTCACCTCGACGAATGGCGGGAATCCGGCGGCCGGACGTTACGTGATCGAGCCGGGAAACAGGCCAGGACGCCTCCGTAGCATCGCCCTCCCGGCATCCCTGGTCAACAGTGCGACTGCGCTCGCCATTCCCCGGCCGCCCGCCGTCACGGTGCCGCGCCCGCACTTCCGGGAATTCGCAGACCCGAGGGGCGGTGCGGGGCTACCGAGTCCGGCAAGGCTCGCCATGGTCGCCGCCGGAGTGCACCTGGCGCTCATCACCCTGGTGGTGTGATGAAGAACATCGGCACGGCCCCCGGTACCGTCCGTCGAGTACGGGTTCCCGGCGTGCGCGCCAGTCCGCCGACTAGACTGAACTCGCTGTGCGCACCCCATCGGCCTCCTGGGCTCCTTCATGACGGACCTCACCCCGCACCTTCCGTCAACGGTGCTCGACACCCTGCGCGCCATCGTGCGCACGGCCACCCGCCTGGTCGATGCCCGCTACGGCGCGCTCGGCGTCCGCGGACACGATCGCCAGCTGGTCGAATTCATCTTCCAGGGCATCGACGACACGACACCGATCCACATCGGCCGCTCCCCCGAGGGACAGGGCGTCCTGGGACTGCTGTTCCTACATCCGGAACCGATCCGGCTGGACGATCTGTCGAAGCATCCCGCCTCCGTGGGTTTTCCGACCCACCATCCTCCGATGGGCAGCTTTCTCGGCGTCCCGGTGCGGATCGGCGAGGAGATATTCGGCAATCTCTACCTCACCGAGAAGGCGGGTGGGCAGCCGTTCACCGACGACGACGAGGCCATCGTGCTGGCGCTGGCCGCCGCGGCCGGTATCGCCATCGAGAACGCCAGGCTGTACGAGTCCGCGCGGACCAGGCAGGCCTGGATCGAGGCGACCCGCGACATCGCGACCGAGTTCCTCGCCGGCACTGCACCGGACCTGGTGCTCGCGCAGGTGGTCGCGCGCGCCCGCGCGCTGACCGGCTCGGAGCAGGCGCTGCTGGCCGTGGTCGCGCCGGCGACGCCGCCCGACGAAGCGACCGAACTCGTTGTCGCGCAATGGTTCGGCCCCGGAGCGGGCCCGCAGCGGGTACGTATCGCGGGCACCGCCACCGGCACGGCGTTCACCGAGCGCGCGCCGGTGCAGGTCGCCGATGCCGGGTCGGTCGATCTCGGCGCTCCGGTCGGCTCGGCGGGGCCCGCACTGGTGCTGCCGTTGCAGACCGCCGATCTCATGCTCGGCGTGCTGATCATCGTGCGTCCGCCCGGGTGTCCCCCGTACCCCGGCGAACTGGTCGAGCTGACCGCCGCGTTCACCGACCAGGCGGCGCTGGCCATGCAATTGGCCGAGACGCAGCGCAGGATGCGCGAACTGGACGTGCTCGCCGACCGCGACCGCATCGCCCGTGATCTGCACGACCACGTCGTCCAGCGGCTGTTCGCCATCGGGCTCGGGCTGCGGGCCACCGCCGCGCGCACCGACGATCCGGAAGTGCGGCAACGACTTTCGGCCGAGATGGACGGTTTGCAGGAGGTCGTGCAGGAGATCCGCACGTCGATCTTCGACCTGCACGGCGGTGACCCGCTGCGGCGGCGGCTCGAGGACGCGATCCGCCAGCAGACCGCCGACGGCGCGTTCCGCACGAGCGTGCGCTTCTCCGGACCGCTGTCGGTCGTGGGCGACGCCCTCGCCGATCACGCCGAAGCCGTGGTGCGCGAATCGGTCAGCAACGCGGTGCGCCATTCCGGTGGGAACAGACTGGCCGTCGAGATCACCGTCGACGACGAGCTGACCGTCCTCGTCGAGGACAACGGCACGGGCATGCCCGCGGACGTGACGCCGAGCGGACTGGCCAACCTCACGCAGCGCGCGAGCATGTCCGACGGCCGATGCACGGTGGGTCCGGCCGAGGGCGGCGGCACCAGAGTGCACTGGTCCGCGCCGCTGGCCTAGCGATCAGGCGGGTACCACGAGCGCCAGATCGCCGTCGTGCCGCCGGTACAGCAGCCCGCCGCGGCCGTTGCCCGGGTCGGTGCAGAACAGAAACGGTAATCCCTTGCGGCACAGATCCTTCGCCGCGTCAGCCGGATCGAGGCACGCGGCGGGATCCGCGTCGACGACGATCGGCGGGGCGCTCATGGCCACCTCCGGTGACCGGATCGGCGGATGGGTCGCCCCTTGGCGGACGAGCCGCACGCCGGGCTCCGCCCAGTGCACCACCGCGTCCTCACCGGTCTCGGCGTCGGTGAACAGGTGGGCGCCGTAATCCATGGCGTCCAGGACCTCGACCGCTTCGGCGGGCGTGCAGGTGGACAAGGCACACCGCTTACGGCGGACGATCGGGCGCGGCTCGCCGGCCCGGGCAAGTGGAGGTCGGCCCGGATCGGGCCAGGTCCGCGCTTCTCCCCTGGCCAGCCGGGCCAACTGGCGGTCGAGGCGCTCGGCGGCGAAGGTCACCGCGAACCCGCGCGGCCCGGTGACCTGGACCCGGGTGACGACCTCCCGGTTGCGGACATCGACCTGCACCACCATCGGCTCGGCCGCGTCGGGCGGGGCGCTCATACGTACCCGGGCGGGCGCGTCGAGATGATGTCTGCGCAGGACGCGAACGATCGCTCGCACCGCCCGCGTGACGTCCATGGCGGGCACGTCACCGCGCGTGGTCACCGCCACTTCCGGTTCCGCGGCCGTCGTCCAGTGGTCCGATGCGTATCGCAGCCCCGGTGAAACCATCCGCAATGCCCCGCTTCCCAGATTCGATCCGTCCCCCCTATGCCAGCACCGCATGGGTGTCGCGAACAGGGCCGAAAGTCCCATCGGCGAAAAGCGTTGACTCCGGCGCATTCCGGGCTCGTCGAAACCGACCGGGCCGAACGTCTCCGTCGCGCATCGCGGTCGCCCGAGCGACGCTCAGGCGGCGCCGAGCACCACGACGGAATTGTTGCCGCCCATGCCGAGGGAGAGCTTCGCGGTGAGGCCGCCTTCGAACGGCGCCGGGCCGTCCAGCAGCCGCGGATGCGCGGGCGCGACGATCGGGGCCGCGGGCACGATGCCCCGGTCGTAGCCGAGCGCGGCCACCGCCACCTCGACGGCGGCCGCGGCCCCTTGGCAATGACCGGCCAGCGGCTTCACCGCGTAGATGTGCGGGCGGTCGGCGAACAAATGCTCGAGCAGATGGTGTTCGGCGACATCGCACTGGCGGGTTCCGGTGCCGTGCGCGTTGAAATAGCGCACGTCCCCGGCGGCGACGCCCGCGTCGGCGAGCGCGCGGCGGGTGCAGTCGAGGATGTGCTCGTGCGTCGGGTCGACCGAGACGACGTGGTAGCCGTCGTTGGACATGGCTCCGCCGAGTACCGCGGCATACGGCCGATCGGCCGAACGGGTCAGGACGAACGCGACCGAGGCCTCCCCCATGCTGAACCCGCGGCTGCCCTGCTGGAAGGGCCGGCACGCGTCCAGCGGTTCGGCGTCGGTGATCGCGGCGCCGAGCCGGACGAAACTCTCCACCATGTCCGGGGTGGCCGACAGGTCGGTCGCCACGAAGAGCACGTCGTCGGCCATGCCCGCGTCCAGCCAGAGTTTCGCGGTGATCAGCGCGACGTTGGCGGAGCTGCACGCGGCGGAGACGTTCATGGCCGGACCGTGGAAACCGAACTCCTGCGTCAGCATCGAGACCGGCGTGGACGGCAGCAGCCGCAGGTAGTCCCTGGACCGGCGATCGCCCCCGTCGACGAGGTAGAAATCGCGCCAGTTCACCACGTCGCCGAGCACGATGGCGTGCAGCAGCCCGACGGTGCGGCCGGGCCGCCAGCCGCGGTCGCGCGCGTCCGCGACGGCCTCCCGCGCGGCCTCGTGCACGGCGCGTCCGTAGCGGCTGGGGCTCACCTCGGGGTCCCCGCCGTCGGGGACCAGCGCGACCCACGCGTCCTCGTCGCGCCCGGGGCCGTAGCCGCGTTGCAGCGATGCCGCCGACTTGCCGCTGAGCAAGCCTTCCCACAATCGCTCACGTCCCCACCCGTACCCGGTGATCGCGCCGATCCCGGCGATGGTCATATGATCTCGGTGCCCCGGATCGAATCGGAACCGCGTGGCGGTGTTCGGGTCGGTGCCCGGCATGTATCGCTCCTTCACCGGCTCCCCGGGCCGACCGAGCGGTCTGCCCCACCTCGACGCAGGAACCGGGTTCAGTAATGATCGCCGGATCCGACCCGAGAACGTGCCAGTACTGTGATCGAAGCAATACCGTCGACGATGTGATCTTGTACACGTCGATACAAGAATAATCCCGTGTTCCAATGGCCATAATGGGGTCGATGATCGGGGGTTCGAGTGGGTGACGACAAGCTTGCCGCCGCGGTCGACGCCGCCGAACAGCTGGCCGCGCGTTACCGCTCCCTGGTCGAACACACCCCGGACGGGATCTGCGTGCACGAGCGCGGCGTGGTGGTCTACGTCAACCCCGCGACCGTCCGCCTGCTCGCCGCCGAGAACGCCGAGGAGGTCGTCGGCCGTCCGCTGACCGACTTCGTCCACCCCGCTTCCGTCCCCTCGATGCTCGATCGGATCAGCACCCTCACCACCGCGGGCGCGGCCTCGGCGCCCACCGAGATGACGCTGATGCGGGTGGACGGCGGCACGGTCCCCGTTGAGACGGTGTCGGTGCTGACCGCCTGGCACGACCGCCTCGCCTACCAGGTGGTCATCCACGACCTCACCGCCCAGCGCCACGCCGAAGCCGCGCAGCGCAAGGCCGAGCACTACTTCACCACGGTCGTCTCCCAGTTGGAGGAGGGCGTGGTGGTGATCGATCCGGAAGGCCGGATCGAGTCGATGAATCCGGCGGCCAAGCGCATCTTCGGCACCGAAGGGCCCGACGGGCACGTGATCGGCCGCACCATCCAGTCGCTGCCGCTGGTGCTGCTGGACGCGAACGCCCAGCCGCTGCCGCCGAGCCGCCATCCGGTGGCGCGCACCCTGGCCACGGGCGAGACCATCACCGGCTACGTCTTCGGGGTCGACCGGGTGGACGGTCAGCGCCGCTGGTTGTCGGGCAGCAGCCGCCTGCTCAATCCCGGCGACCCGCGCTCGTCGGCGGTGTCCTCCTTCGCCGACATCACCGAATTCCGCGCCAGCAGAAGGCAGCTGGAGTACCAGGCCACGCACGACTCGCTCACCGGGCTGGCCAACCGTTCGCTGATCCTGTCCCAGCTGGCCGCCGCGCTGGCCAGTACCGATGAACTGTTGCCGGTGTCCACCGTGCTGTTCATCGACCTGGACGGGTTCAAGGCGATCAACGACACGCTCGGGCACGCCATCGGCGACACCGTGCTGCAGATCGTGGCCCAGCGTTTGCAGCGCGCGCTGCGCGGTGACGACATCGTCGGCAGGCTGGGCGGCGACGAGTTCCTGGTGCTGTTGTCCGGCCGCACCCGGCGCGTCGACATCGAAGCGCTGGTGAACAGACTGCGCTGCACCATGGCCGAGCCGATCATCGCGCGCGGGCACCGGATCGAGGTCAACGCCTCGATCGGCGTCACCGAACTGCGTGCGGGCGACCGGCGCAGCCCAGAGGCCGTGCTGCACGACGCGGACCTGGCGATGTACCGGGCGAAGCCGCCCGGTCACCGAGAAGGGGCCGTCACCAAGGGCCGCAGGCCCAACAGCACCCACGCGTCCTGACCGCCCCATGATCGTCGAACACGCCCTGCTGCCGGTTCGCCCCGAGCGCGCCGCCGAGTTCGAGGCCGCCTTCGCCGCGGCGCGGCCGATCATCGCGAGCATGCCCGGCTTCCGGTCGCTGTCGCTGGCGCGCGGCGTCGAGTCGCCGGGCAGTTATCTGCTCCGGGTGGAATGGGACCATCTCGACGATCACGTCACCGGATTCCGCGGCTCTCCGGAATATCAGCGCTGGAAGGACTTGTTGCACCACTTCTACGACCCGTTCCCGGTGGTCGAGCACTTCACGCCGGTGCCGCTGACCGCGGCCGAGGACGCCTGCGTCGCGTCGCCCTCGACCAGACCTGCGGTTACGGCGCGGCCTGGGCAACCCCAGTAGAATCGACAACTCTGCTTTCCGAGCGTTCACCTACCCCGCCGGGTAGTGTGCTCGCGGCTCTTCGCGGTGACAAGGAGTTCAGTTTGCCCGACCTCACTCAGGACCGTGCCGCCCACGACGGCGCACCCGAGCGGACCCGCGAGACCGATCAGGAGCAGGCGTACCTGTCGGTGCTGTACGAGCGGCTGGACGAGATGCGCGCCTACGCGCGCAACCGGTTGCGCACCGTGCTGCTGGAGACCGGCGGCACCCCGCAGGCTCGCAGCGAACGGGAGTCCTTCAGCCAGCTGTACTCCGAGGACCTGGCGAAATACGACGCCGCCGAGCACGGCCTGTGTTTCGGCCGCATCGATCTCGACGGCGCGCAGGAGGCGTACCGCTACATCGGCAGGATCGGCATCCTGGACGAGAAGGACGACTACGAGAGCCTGCTGCTGGACTGGCGCGCCCCGCTGGCGCGGCCGTTCTACCTGGCCACCACCGCAGCGCCGGACGGCGTGACCCGGCGCAGGCACATCCGCTCGCGCAACCGCAAGGTCACGGCGATCAACGACGAGTACCTCGATCTCGAGGCCGCCCGCCGGGCCGGCGCCACCGACACCGACGGCGGTGTGGGCAGCGAGAGCGCGCTGCTGTCGGCGCTCAACGCCGCCCGCACCGGCCACATGAACGACATCGTCGAGACCATCCAGCACGAGCAGGACGCGATCATCCGGTCCGAGCACAAGAGCGTGCTCGTCGTGCAGGGCGGGCCGGGCACCGGCAAGACCGCCGTCGCACTGCACCGCGCCGCCTACCTGCTCTACACCTACCGCCAGCAGCTGGCCAAGAGCGGCGTGCTGATCATCGGCCCGAACGCCACCTTCCTGGACTACATCGGGCAGGTGCTGCCGTCGCTCGGCGAGACGGGCGTACTGCTGTCGACCATCGGCGATCTGTACCCGGGCGTGCGGGCGGCCCGTGAGGACTCGCTGCGCGCGGGCGAGATCAAGGGGTCGCTGGCGATACTCGAGGTGCTCAAGCAGGCGGTGCGCGACCGCCAAGAGGTGCCCGCCGAACCGATCCGGCTGAGCTTCGACGGATATCCGGTCACGCTGGACCGCAAGATCGCCACCAAGGCGCGC
Encoded here:
- a CDS encoding diguanylate cyclase, producing the protein MGDDKLAAAVDAAEQLAARYRSLVEHTPDGICVHERGVVVYVNPATVRLLAAENAEEVVGRPLTDFVHPASVPSMLDRISTLTTAGAASAPTEMTLMRVDGGTVPVETVSVLTAWHDRLAYQVVIHDLTAQRHAEAAQRKAEHYFTTVVSQLEEGVVVIDPEGRIESMNPAAKRIFGTEGPDGHVIGRTIQSLPLVLLDANAQPLPPSRHPVARTLATGETITGYVFGVDRVDGQRRWLSGSSRLLNPGDPRSSAVSSFADITEFRASRRQLEYQATHDSLTGLANRSLILSQLAAALASTDELLPVSTVLFIDLDGFKAINDTLGHAIGDTVLQIVAQRLQRALRGDDIVGRLGGDEFLVLLSGRTRRVDIEALVNRLRCTMAEPIIARGHRIEVNASIGVTELRAGDRRSPEAVLHDADLAMYRAKPPGHREGAVTKGRRPNSTHAS
- a CDS encoding antibiotic biosynthesis monooxygenase: MIVEHALLPVRPERAAEFEAAFAAARPIIASMPGFRSLSLARGVESPGSYLLRVEWDHLDDHVTGFRGSPEYQRWKDLLHHFYDPFPVVEHFTPVPLTAAEDACVASPSTRPAVTARPGQPQ
- a CDS encoding GAF domain-containing sensor histidine kinase — protein: MTDLTPHLPSTVLDTLRAIVRTATRLVDARYGALGVRGHDRQLVEFIFQGIDDTTPIHIGRSPEGQGVLGLLFLHPEPIRLDDLSKHPASVGFPTHHPPMGSFLGVPVRIGEEIFGNLYLTEKAGGQPFTDDDEAIVLALAAAAGIAIENARLYESARTRQAWIEATRDIATEFLAGTAPDLVLAQVVARARALTGSEQALLAVVAPATPPDEATELVVAQWFGPGAGPQRVRIAGTATGTAFTERAPVQVADAGSVDLGAPVGSAGPALVLPLQTADLMLGVLIIVRPPGCPPYPGELVELTAAFTDQAALAMQLAETQRRMRELDVLADRDRIARDLHDHVVQRLFAIGLGLRATAARTDDPEVRQRLSAEMDGLQEVVQEIRTSIFDLHGGDPLRRRLEDAIRQQTADGAFRTSVRFSGPLSVVGDALADHAEAVVRESVSNAVRHSGGNRLAVEITVDDELTVLVEDNGTGMPADVTPSGLANLTQRASMSDGRCTVGPAEGGGTRVHWSAPLA
- a CDS encoding sigma 54 modulation/S30EA ribosomal C-terminal domain-containing protein, with protein sequence MVSPGLRYASDHWTTAAEPEVAVTTRGDVPAMDVTRAVRAIVRVLRRHHLDAPARVRMSAPPDAAEPMVVQVDVRNREVVTRVQVTGPRGFAVTFAAERLDRQLARLARGEARTWPDPGRPPLARAGEPRPIVRRKRCALSTCTPAEAVEVLDAMDYGAHLFTDAETGEDAVVHWAEPGVRLVRQGATHPPIRSPEVAMSAPPIVVDADPAACLDPADAAKDLCRKGLPFLFCTDPGNGRGGLLYRRHDGDLALVVPA
- a CDS encoding alpha/beta hydrolase; protein product: MATRILLAPGFWLGAWAWDEVAPDLRRRGNEVQALTLPGLDAADSDRLSATLESQAQAIIDAVPAGETVVLVAHSGGAAPAYLAIDRAPELFRRAIYVDSAPLPNGFVINSALDVAAREWVLPEWSELEAEGSSLTGLDEAALARFRERAVSEPVSVAAAPLRLSDSAARLAVPTTVICSSMTAEMVEKLRDNGEAPIFAELARIDAEYVDLPTGHWPMWSKPKELAELIHTIANR
- the uvrA gene encoding excinuclease ABC subunit UvrA, which produces MAERLTVRGAREHNLKGVDLDLPRDSLIVFTGLSGSGKSSLAFDTIFAEGQRRYVESLSAYARQFLGQMDKPDVDFIEGLSPAVSIDQKSTNRNPRSTVGTITEVYDYLRLLYARAGTPHCPVCGELIAKQTPQQIVDQVLAMEEGIRFQVLAPVVRTRKGEFVDLFDQLNTQGYSRVRVDGVVYPLTDPPKLKKQEKHDVEVVVDRLAVKPNSKQRLTDSIETALRLADGIVVLDFVDRDEHAHDRERRFSERLACPNGHPLDIEDLEPRSFSFNSPYGACPDCTGLGIRKEVDPELVVPDPALSLNDGAIAPWSRGQTAEYFTRLLSGLADAIGFSMDTPWQDLPPKARKAVLEGSADQVHVSYTNRYGRKRSYYADFEGVMPFLQRRMENTESEQMKEHYDGYMRDIPCPVCNGARLRPEILAVTIAANGDKKSIADVSDLSIGECSAFLNSLTLGEREAAIAGQVLKEVQARLGFLLDVGLEYLTLSRAAATLSGGEAQRIRLATQIGSGLVGVLYVLDEPSIGLHQRDNRRLIETLTRLRNLGNTLIVVEHDEDTIRASDWVVDIGPFAGEHGGTVVHSGPYEELLTDPNSLTGAYLSGRERIEVPLVRRPVSKKRQLTVVGASEHNLKGVDVAFPLGVLTAVTGVSGSGKSTLVNDILATVLANRLNGARQVPGRHTRVNGLDHLDKLVQVDQSPIGRTPRSNPATYTGVFDKIRTLFAATTEAKVRGYQPGRFSFNVKGGRCEACSGDGTLKIEMNFLPDVYVPCEVCHGARYNRETLEVHYKGKTIAEVLDMSIEEAAEFFEPVTSIHRYLKTLVDVGLGYVRLGQSAPTLSGGEAQRVKLAAELQKRSTGRTVYILDEPTTGLHFEDIRKLLNVINGLVDKGNTVIVIEHNLDVVKTSDWVIDMGPEGGSGGGTVVAQGTPEEIAAVADSYTGQFLKEVLNPTPAPRNAEKKAPAKKAAAKATRRAVKKTAAVG
- a CDS encoding 3-oxoacyl-ACP synthase, whose translation is MTIAGIGAITGYGWGRERLWEGLLSGKSAASLQRGYGPGRDEDAWVALVPDGGDPEVSPSRYGRAVHEAAREAVADARDRGWRPGRTVGLLHAIVLGDVVNWRDFYLVDGGDRRSRDYLRLLPSTPVSMLTQEFGFHGPAMNVSAACSSANVALITAKLWLDAGMADDVLFVATDLSATPDMVESFVRLGAAITDAEPLDACRPFQQGSRGFSMGEASVAFVLTRSADRPYAAVLGGAMSNDGYHVVSVDPTHEHILDCTRRALADAGVAAGDVRYFNAHGTGTRQCDVAEHHLLEHLFADRPHIYAVKPLAGHCQGAAAAVEVAVAALGYDRGIVPAAPIVAPAHPRLLDGPAPFEGGLTAKLSLGMGGNNSVVVLGAA